The Mucilaginibacter yixingensis genome window below encodes:
- a CDS encoding HD family phosphohydrolase, with the protein MATLTVSRQKALLRKYNRNVKYFMMLLSVCLIVWTLPKQAKFRYEYEKGRIWSQKDLISPYNFAILKTSQEMAADQEAALRSITPIYQLDESVANDQLNGYKNDFEIKWHDAGISERLKDRYQQMGYDLLKNIYDKGVLTLIAKYQHGNENYPITILDHNVATDKNTAETYTREHAIAYAGQQLNGLKDADKNFLLGLIQNRLQQNLAYDDRLTARLEKEVLEGLSLTRGMVQKNEVIVAKGSVINDDVYQKLESYKSAFEDNARVNGNPYLVLLGQFMLVSIAVALLVVFLYLFRKDIYHDNRLVGLILLVVTAMLGTLSWSIKIQQFNIYYIPYCIVPIIIRILFDTRLALNIHLLVVLIAGFFVPNSFEFAYFEITAGMVSIYSIKYLSRRDQFLWSALIITFTYFVSFLGITFIREGTFLGIDWMDFFPFVGSVVLTLLAYPLIYAFEQVFRITSDITLIELTNTNAPLLRQLAFNAPGTFQHSLQVANLAENAIYTIGGNALLVRAGALYHDIGKMENPLYFIENQSSGYNPHDKLSYEESAQIIIRHVVNGIEMARKAKLPEIVVDFIRTHHGDTRVDYFYQSFLKNFPEKLVDEKVFRYPGPIPFSKETGVLMLADSVEAASRSLKEPDAQSINDLVDRIVSYKLNQGQLNDSNITLKDIETIKAIFKKMLMSIYHVRIDY; encoded by the coding sequence ATGGCTACACTAACGGTATCACGCCAAAAGGCATTGCTGCGTAAATACAACCGCAACGTCAAATATTTTATGATGTTGCTGAGTGTTTGTTTAATAGTTTGGACGCTGCCCAAGCAAGCCAAATTCAGATATGAATATGAGAAGGGTAGGATCTGGAGTCAGAAAGATCTGATATCGCCCTACAACTTTGCCATCCTGAAAACCAGTCAGGAAATGGCTGCCGATCAGGAAGCCGCCCTGCGCAGCATTACCCCAATTTATCAGTTAGATGAAAGTGTAGCTAACGATCAACTGAACGGCTACAAAAACGATTTTGAGATTAAGTGGCATGATGCGGGTATTAGTGAGCGGTTGAAAGACCGCTATCAGCAAATGGGCTATGATTTGCTGAAAAACATTTACGACAAAGGAGTGCTCACGCTGATTGCTAAATACCAGCATGGGAATGAAAACTATCCTATCACCATTCTTGACCACAATGTTGCTACAGATAAAAATACTGCAGAGACCTACACTCGTGAACATGCTATTGCCTATGCCGGCCAGCAATTGAACGGTTTAAAGGATGCAGACAAGAACTTTTTACTGGGGCTTATTCAAAACCGGTTGCAGCAAAATCTTGCTTATGATGATCGGTTGACGGCCCGCCTGGAGAAGGAGGTGTTAGAAGGCCTGTCGCTTACCCGTGGTATGGTGCAAAAGAATGAGGTAATTGTAGCAAAAGGATCTGTAATAAACGATGATGTTTATCAAAAGCTGGAATCATATAAAAGTGCTTTTGAAGATAATGCCCGCGTAAACGGTAACCCGTATCTGGTATTACTGGGGCAATTTATGCTGGTAAGCATTGCGGTGGCCTTACTGGTTGTGTTTTTGTACCTGTTTCGTAAAGATATTTATCATGACAACCGTTTGGTTGGCCTGATATTACTGGTAGTTACGGCCATGCTGGGCACGCTGTCGTGGTCTATCAAAATCCAGCAGTTTAATATCTATTATATACCGTATTGTATCGTTCCTATCATCATCCGCATTTTGTTTGATACGCGCCTGGCGCTCAATATCCACTTGCTGGTGGTGCTGATTGCCGGTTTCTTTGTACCCAACAGTTTTGAGTTTGCCTATTTTGAAATTACGGCCGGTATGGTATCTATTTATAGTATCAAATACCTTTCACGCCGGGATCAGTTTCTGTGGTCGGCACTCATCATTACGTTTACCTATTTTGTATCCTTCCTGGGCATTACGTTTATCCGCGAGGGAACTTTTCTGGGGATCGACTGGATGGATTTCTTTCCGTTTGTGGGTAGCGTGGTGCTTACCTTGCTGGCTTATCCGCTTATCTATGCCTTTGAGCAGGTGTTCCGTATCACCTCAGATATCACACTTATTGAGCTTACCAATACCAATGCGCCGCTGTTGCGCCAGCTGGCGTTTAATGCACCAGGCACCTTTCAGCACTCGCTGCAAGTGGCTAACCTGGCCGAGAACGCTATTTATACTATTGGCGGTAATGCTTTGCTGGTAAGGGCAGGGGCGTTGTACCATGATATAGGTAAGATGGAGAATCCGCTTTATTTTATCGAGAATCAGAGTTCGGGGTATAACCCGCATGATAAACTCTCGTATGAAGAAAGCGCGCAGATTATCATCCGCCACGTGGTTAACGGTATAGAGATGGCACGTAAAGCTAAACTGCCTGAAATTGTGGTCGATTTCATCCGTACGCACCATGGCGATACACGTGTGGATTATTTTTACCAATCGTTCCTCAAAAATTTCCCCGAAAAATTGGTAGACGAGAAAGTGTTCCGTTATCCAGGGCCTATACCGTTCTCTAAAGAAACAGGCGTGCTGATGCTGGCCGATTCGGTAGAAGCGGCCTCACGCTCGCTGAAAGAGCCCGATGCGCAGTCTATTAATGATCTGGTAGATCGTATTGTGAGTTACAAGCTAAATCAGGGACAATTGAACGATAGCAACATCACGCTGAAAGATATTGAGACCATAAAAGCAATCTTTAAAAAGATGCTGATGAGCATTTATCACGTCAGGATTGATTATTAG
- a CDS encoding site-specific integrase has product MLENSFGLLFFLKKPRNYERGPMYVYLRITVDGVPKEMSAKRNWEPSRWDAKKNRALGTKEDARALNEYLDILQNKVYAAKKDLVEQGKVITSLQLIDILSGNEQRKRGLMALFKKHNDDMEKMIGKGVAKGTWTNFNTSYKHTTAYLRSQYQMDEINILALDLEFIKGLYHWYRTIKNLGHNSALKNIANMKKIVISCVDNAWLRSDPFVKFDETREEVDTTFLIKEEIQAIAEKEIPNERLSRVRDVFIFCCFTGLAFADVKKLKKSEVSIGVDGELRVYKGRQKTGTPSLIPLLPITKTILKKYKGDPECIAKDQMLPVLSNQKYNSYLKEIATICGIQKDLKTHVARHTFGTTVTLANKVPLESIKDMMGHKSMRQTLHYAKITGMKINEDMAELKKRLTKTKFISDEQIAGKKN; this is encoded by the coding sequence ATGTTAGAGAACAGCTTTGGTTTATTGTTTTTTCTGAAAAAGCCAAGAAATTATGAAAGAGGCCCGATGTATGTCTATCTCAGAATTACGGTAGACGGGGTGCCAAAGGAAATGTCCGCCAAGCGGAATTGGGAACCATCCCGTTGGGATGCGAAAAAAAACCGGGCGCTCGGAACGAAGGAGGATGCCCGGGCATTGAACGAATACCTGGATATACTTCAAAACAAGGTTTATGCAGCTAAAAAAGATCTTGTTGAACAGGGAAAGGTAATTACATCATTGCAACTGATTGATATATTGTCGGGCAATGAGCAACGCAAACGCGGCCTGATGGCGCTATTCAAGAAGCACAATGATGATATGGAAAAGATGATCGGAAAAGGAGTGGCCAAAGGTACATGGACAAATTTTAATACGAGTTACAAGCACACTACAGCCTACTTGCGTTCGCAATACCAGATGGATGAAATTAACATCCTCGCGCTTGATCTGGAGTTTATTAAAGGTTTGTACCATTGGTATCGAACAATCAAAAATCTCGGGCATAACAGTGCGCTTAAGAATATTGCTAATATGAAGAAGATCGTTATCTCTTGTGTAGATAACGCTTGGCTGAGGTCTGACCCTTTTGTGAAATTTGACGAGACAAGGGAAGAAGTCGACACCACTTTCCTGATCAAAGAAGAAATTCAGGCGATCGCTGAAAAGGAGATCCCTAATGAGAGACTCAGCCGGGTTCGCGACGTTTTTATCTTTTGCTGTTTTACAGGCCTTGCTTTCGCTGACGTCAAAAAGCTAAAAAAATCAGAAGTATCTATCGGAGTTGACGGTGAATTAAGGGTTTATAAAGGACGACAGAAAACCGGCACACCGTCATTAATACCCCTGCTGCCCATCACTAAGACTATTTTGAAGAAGTATAAAGGAGATCCTGAATGTATCGCAAAAGATCAGATGCTTCCTGTTCTGTCCAATCAAAAATATAACAGTTATCTAAAAGAGATCGCAACGATCTGCGGTATTCAAAAAGATTTGAAAACGCACGTAGCAAGACATACGTTTGGTACTACCGTAACATTGGCTAACAAAGTTCCTTTAGAGTCTATTAAGGATATGATGGGACATAAGAGTATGCGGCAAACTTTGCATTACGCGAAAATCACTGGCATGAAGATCAATGAGGATATGGCTGAACTAAAAAAGCGGCTTACAAAGACGAAATTTATTAGTGATGAACAGATAGCCGGAAAAAAGAACTGA
- a CDS encoding helix-turn-helix domain-containing protein translates to MAVEIITREDLEVFKKDLINEIKKLLGRERSTDSEWIRSNQVRKMLNISPNTLQNLRVAGSLKYTKVGGIFYYKKADIDSIMERGDR, encoded by the coding sequence ATGGCAGTTGAGATTATCACAAGGGAAGATCTTGAAGTATTTAAGAAAGACCTGATCAATGAAATAAAAAAGCTTCTTGGCCGTGAAAGGTCTACTGATTCAGAATGGATCAGGAGTAATCAGGTTAGGAAAATGTTAAATATTTCACCGAACACCTTACAAAATTTGAGAGTTGCCGGTAGCTTGAAATATACCAAAGTTGGGGGAATCTTCTATTACAAAAAAGCTGATATCGACTCTATTATGGAAAGGGGAGACCGATGA
- a CDS encoding beta-galactosidase — MGAQFALSLTLRSLWIGVTKKNKKAMKLSMDSKDCCLLTNLSFTMNRRVFLKNGSLALAGVAAFRSFGAYGFDNGGLPHSERIRYDAMCLTIDEKDTFIYSGAFHYFRCPKELWRDRFQKIKEAHFNTVETYTPWNWHERLMPDSPRDFSKIEKLKDLDEWLTMAEEFGFNVIVRPGPYICAEWDNGGFPLWLSALKTPAKPLHPDGWMRSDDPIFLMWTKHWFDAVCPIIAKHQITRKAPGKPGVILFQLENEYDSASFADDIKIGQLKALARFARAGGIDVPFITCWTKQVRGSKDPILQQIFDSCNFYPRWNVTKELGKEIPKLRREQPNAPLSTTELQGGWLSVVGGKLSDQQEGLTATQIQNITLCAWQMGETITNYYMLFGGTNFDDWGGYNITTTYDYAAPIREHGGVDARYQSVKALGEMIREHGEKLVRARLVEVNSKTTHDDVTVAERQASDGSRYFFVRTDNHSGRSTGLAEVKEQGGAEFSFEYDLEAFGSLVLYLPAGETDTRKGEWLPKPAPAVKRPTDLSSSVQVKNLERLTDPVPSAWTSLKPNELIEAHAVLDSHFIYYRIRGNAGATIDIEVQPKDEISGSAGAKMLPVTVSPDHKHFSFTLPPDANELIVIHDKHGHRNGPKGMETGGTYGLLSVKGANDSVPLQFAQGGSLGKERTVGEAISRGATGIGHGWKPATFKQSLGSVPQSLLTWYRMQFELPTPKPGVWVPWHLHLEAMGNGFIYINGQCLGRYWQVGPQHDFYIPETWLNYGVGKVNTIALNLRPLDKDVCIQDVQIVPDNAFAEFR; from the coding sequence ATGGGGGCGCAATTTGCTTTGAGCTTGACTCTCCGTTCTTTGTGGATTGGAGTTACGAAAAAGAATAAAAAAGCAATGAAATTGAGTATGGATTCAAAAGATTGCTGTCTTTTAACCAATTTGTCTTTTACTATGAACCGACGTGTTTTCTTGAAAAATGGAAGTCTTGCCTTAGCAGGTGTAGCTGCTTTCCGCTCATTTGGAGCTTATGGTTTTGATAATGGTGGGTTGCCCCATTCGGAACGCATTCGTTACGATGCGATGTGTTTGACAATCGATGAAAAAGATACTTTTATCTATAGCGGTGCGTTTCATTATTTCCGCTGTCCAAAGGAACTCTGGCGCGATCGTTTTCAAAAAATTAAAGAAGCCCATTTCAATACAGTTGAAACTTACACGCCCTGGAACTGGCACGAACGATTAATGCCTGATTCTCCCAGAGATTTTTCAAAAATTGAAAAATTAAAGGATCTGGACGAATGGTTGACCATGGCAGAAGAGTTTGGTTTCAACGTGATTGTTAGGCCCGGCCCCTATATCTGTGCAGAATGGGATAATGGAGGGTTTCCTTTATGGCTGAGCGCACTGAAAACGCCGGCCAAACCACTACACCCAGATGGCTGGATGCGGTCGGACGATCCGATTTTTTTAATGTGGACGAAACATTGGTTTGATGCGGTATGCCCAATTATCGCGAAACACCAGATCACGCGGAAGGCGCCAGGTAAGCCAGGTGTTATTTTGTTTCAATTGGAAAATGAATATGATTCGGCAAGTTTTGCTGATGATATAAAAATTGGTCAGCTCAAGGCGCTTGCGCGCTTTGCACGAGCTGGCGGGATTGATGTGCCCTTCATTACTTGCTGGACAAAACAAGTTCGAGGATCCAAAGATCCGATACTTCAGCAGATTTTTGACAGCTGTAACTTTTACCCACGCTGGAACGTGACCAAAGAACTTGGCAAAGAAATTCCAAAATTGCGCAGAGAGCAGCCTAACGCCCCTTTGTCCACAACTGAACTTCAGGGTGGCTGGCTGTCGGTAGTGGGCGGTAAATTGAGCGATCAACAGGAGGGGCTCACCGCTACACAGATTCAGAATATCACGCTTTGTGCCTGGCAGATGGGCGAGACGATCACCAATTATTATATGTTGTTTGGAGGTACCAATTTCGACGACTGGGGAGGTTATAACATTACTACCACCTATGATTACGCTGCACCGATCCGGGAACATGGGGGTGTTGATGCACGTTACCAAAGCGTTAAGGCGCTTGGTGAAATGATCCGGGAACATGGGGAGAAACTTGTACGTGCTCGCTTGGTCGAAGTGAATTCGAAGACTACACATGACGATGTGACGGTAGCAGAGCGTCAGGCCTCCGATGGCAGTCGCTATTTCTTTGTTCGGACTGACAATCACAGTGGCCGAAGTACCGGACTAGCTGAGGTAAAAGAGCAAGGTGGCGCGGAGTTTTCATTCGAATATGATCTGGAGGCTTTTGGCTCATTGGTACTTTACCTGCCGGCCGGTGAGACCGATACCCGTAAGGGAGAATGGCTGCCCAAACCTGCACCAGCAGTTAAGCGCCCAACTGATTTATCATCATCAGTTCAGGTCAAAAACCTGGAACGGCTCACCGATCCGGTGCCATCCGCCTGGACATCGCTTAAACCGAATGAACTGATCGAGGCGCATGCGGTGCTGGATAGTCACTTTATATACTACCGCATTCGCGGCAATGCTGGTGCAACTATAGATATAGAGGTCCAGCCAAAAGACGAGATCTCCGGTAGTGCTGGCGCGAAGATGCTACCTGTAACCGTCAGCCCGGATCATAAACATTTTAGTTTTACGCTGCCTCCGGATGCCAACGAACTGATAGTGATTCATGATAAACACGGCCATCGTAACGGACCGAAAGGGATGGAAACAGGTGGGACTTACGGTCTGTTGTCTGTTAAAGGAGCAAATGACAGTGTGCCGTTGCAATTTGCACAAGGTGGATCATTGGGCAAAGAGCGTACCGTCGGTGAAGCTATTTCACGTGGGGCAACAGGTATAGGTCATGGCTGGAAGCCTGCAACCTTTAAGCAAAGTCTCGGTTCTGTTCCACAATCGCTGCTGACCTGGTATCGAATGCAGTTCGAGTTGCCAACACCAAAGCCAGGCGTTTGGGTGCCATGGCATTTGCATTTAGAGGCGATGGGCAATGGCTTCATATATATTAATGGTCAATGTCTGGGGCGCTACTGGCAAGTTGGCCCGCAGCATGATTTCTACATTCCGGAAACATGGTTAAATTATGGTGTCGGAAAAGTTAATACGATCGCTTTGAATCTACGACCACTTGACAAAGATGTGTGCATCCAGGATGTTCAAATTGTTCCGGACAATGCTTTTGCAGAATTTCGTTAA